A single window of Polaribacter sp. SA4-10 DNA harbors:
- a CDS encoding long-chain fatty acid--CoA ligase, translated as MSIEITRLFDFPYYQLETYNLEKAFTTKYNGEWSSITTKEYIDKANQISRGLLRLGIKPNDKIAVISTTNRTEWNICDIGVLQTGAQNVPIYPTISKEDYEYVLNHSESIYCFVSDVDVLEKVNQIKENTSLKGVFTFDDIANEKSWNEILELGKDKSNQEEVEARKEAVQPDDLATLIYTSGTTGRPKGVMLSHKNIVSNVLSSFKRVPLDYGNSKGLSFLPVCHIFERMILYLYQYCGVSIYFAESLEKLTENAQEIKPQVMTAVPRLYEKIYDKIILKGEELKGIKKGIFFWAVRLGLRYEPYGANGWWYEKQLGLARKLIFSKWQAALGGELKLMVSGSAALQPRLTRIFAAADMPIMEGYGLTETSPVTSVNDERNGGFKVGTVGKVIEGVEIKIAETGEILIKGPNVMLGYYKDPEKTAAVIKDGYFYSGDKGEVDINGFLKITGRTKEMFKTSGGKYVVPPLLEGELKQSLFIEQVMVIGEGEKMPAAFIQPNFEFIREWIKHKNLEIGSTNQDIASSKIVTDRIQEEVDKCNEQFGKWEQIKRFELTPEVWGIDSGHLTPTMKMKRNIILEKYKDLFEKIYRN; from the coding sequence ATGTCTATAGAAATTACACGCTTATTTGATTTTCCCTATTATCAATTAGAAACCTATAACTTAGAAAAAGCTTTTACTACAAAATACAACGGTGAATGGTCTTCTATAACAACGAAAGAATATATAGATAAAGCAAACCAAATTAGTAGAGGTTTACTGCGTTTAGGTATAAAACCTAATGATAAAATTGCTGTTATTTCTACAACAAATAGAACAGAATGGAATATTTGTGATATCGGTGTTTTGCAAACAGGTGCTCAGAATGTACCTATTTACCCAACAATTTCTAAAGAAGATTATGAGTATGTTTTAAACCACTCTGAATCAATTTATTGTTTTGTTTCTGATGTTGACGTTTTAGAAAAGGTAAATCAAATTAAAGAAAACACAAGCCTTAAAGGTGTTTTTACTTTTGATGATATTGCCAATGAAAAAAGTTGGAATGAAATTTTAGAATTAGGAAAAGACAAAAGTAATCAAGAAGAAGTTGAAGCTAGAAAAGAGGCTGTACAACCAGATGATTTAGCTACTTTAATATATACTTCTGGTACAACAGGTAGACCAAAAGGCGTAATGTTGTCTCATAAAAATATTGTTAGCAATGTTTTAAGCTCATTTAAAAGGGTTCCTTTAGATTATGGGAACTCAAAAGGGTTAAGTTTTTTACCTGTTTGTCATATTTTTGAAAGAATGATTTTATATCTCTATCAATATTGTGGCGTTTCTATCTATTTTGCAGAATCATTAGAAAAACTTACTGAAAATGCACAAGAAATAAAACCGCAAGTAATGACAGCTGTTCCTAGGTTGTATGAAAAAATTTATGATAAAATTATTTTAAAAGGAGAAGAATTAAAAGGAATAAAAAAAGGAATCTTCTTTTGGGCAGTAAGACTTGGTTTAAGATATGAACCTTATGGAGCAAATGGTTGGTGGTATGAAAAACAATTAGGTTTAGCGCGTAAATTAATTTTTTCTAAATGGCAAGCTGCTTTAGGAGGCGAATTAAAATTAATGGTTTCTGGCAGTGCAGCTTTACAACCAAGGCTAACAAGAATTTTTGCTGCTGCAGATATGCCAATTATGGAAGGTTATGGTTTAACAGAAACCTCTCCTGTAACTTCTGTTAACGATGAAAGAAATGGCGGTTTTAAAGTAGGTACTGTTGGTAAAGTAATTGAGGGTGTAGAAATAAAAATTGCAGAAACCGGAGAAATTTTAATAAAAGGACCAAACGTAATGCTGGGCTATTATAAAGATCCAGAAAAAACGGCTGCCGTTATAAAAGATGGCTATTTTTATTCTGGTGATAAAGGGGAAGTTGATATAAATGGATTCTTAAAAATCACAGGTAGAACAAAAGAAATGTTTAAAACTTCTGGTGGTAAATATGTTGTTCCACCATTATTAGAAGGCGAGTTAAAACAATCTCTTTTTATAGAACAAGTAATGGTAATTGGAGAAGGTGAAAAAATGCCTGCTGCTTTTATACAACCTAATTTTGAGTTTATTAGAGAATGGATTAAGCATAAAAATTTAGAAATAGGAAGCACAAATCAAGACATTGCAAGTTCTAAAATTGTTACTGATCGCATACAAGAAGAAGTAGATAAATGTAATGAGCAGTTTGGTAAATGGGAGCAAATAAAACGTTTTGAACTTACTCCTGAAGTTTGGGGTATCGATTCTGGTCATTTAACACCTACAATGAAAATGAAACGAAATATTATTTTAGAAAAATATAAAGATTTATTTGAAAAAATTTATAGAAATTAA
- a CDS encoding long-chain fatty acid--CoA ligase yields MSTNISRIFDFPYYQLENQPQKKCFNYKEESIWKSISTQEYINLANKVSSSLLKLGVRPGDKIAVITVNNNPNWNILDIGILQIGAQNVPLYATLAEKDYEYILNHSDAKYCFVSNGDLYQKIDAIKVKTQLKGVFSLEELNTTYDWNSFLSLGENDDYEAEIAKLKKAVTPEDLATIIYTSGTTGTPKGVMLSHKNIVFTVFTTTKSLNLNKNDKRVLSYLPISHIFERTATYLNQYLGIEIYFAESIEKIGDNIREVKPHYLAVVPRLLEKIFDKIIDKGSMLIGIKRQLFFWALALAEKYEPYHKNGSWYHFKLKIANKLIFSKWREALGGNLKFMVSGSAPLQDRLVRIFTAAEIPVFEGYGMTESSPAGTINDVRNNGLKIGTVGKPLEGIEIKIAEDGEILIKGENVMLGYYKNEALTNKTIIDGYLHTGDIGEIDTDGFLKITDRKKEIFKTSGGKYIAPAALESEFKQSRFIEQILVIGEGEKMPAAFIQLHFDFVYEWAKRHNHVIEDVSTDEKLIARIQREVDFYNKKFGKWEQIKKFEITKDEWSVASGHLTPTMKMRRKIIKEKYKNLYQKIYNS; encoded by the coding sequence ATGTCAACAAATATTTCTCGCATTTTTGATTTTCCTTACTATCAATTAGAAAATCAACCTCAAAAAAAATGTTTCAACTACAAAGAAGAGAGTATTTGGAAAAGTATTTCTACGCAAGAATATATTAATTTAGCAAATAAAGTAAGTAGTTCTCTTCTAAAATTAGGTGTAAGACCGGGTGATAAAATAGCAGTAATAACTGTAAACAATAACCCTAATTGGAATATTTTAGATATAGGAATTTTACAAATTGGCGCTCAAAATGTACCTTTATATGCAACACTTGCAGAAAAAGATTACGAATATATTTTAAATCATTCTGATGCAAAGTATTGTTTTGTGTCAAATGGTGATTTATATCAAAAAATAGATGCTATAAAAGTTAAAACACAACTAAAAGGAGTTTTTTCTCTTGAGGAATTAAACACAACATATGATTGGAATTCTTTTTTAAGCTTAGGCGAAAATGATGATTATGAAGCTGAAATAGCTAAACTTAAAAAAGCGGTTACACCAGAAGATCTAGCTACTATAATTTATACTTCTGGCACAACTGGTACTCCAAAAGGCGTTATGCTAAGTCATAAAAACATCGTATTCACAGTATTTACAACAACAAAATCTCTTAACTTAAACAAAAATGACAAACGCGTTTTAAGTTATTTACCCATCAGTCATATTTTTGAAAGAACAGCAACTTACTTAAATCAATATTTAGGTATTGAAATCTATTTTGCAGAAAGTATTGAAAAAATTGGTGACAATATTAGAGAAGTTAAACCTCACTATTTAGCAGTTGTCCCAAGATTATTAGAAAAAATTTTCGATAAAATTATTGACAAAGGAAGTATGCTGATAGGTATAAAAAGACAACTCTTTTTTTGGGCATTAGCATTAGCAGAAAAATATGAACCTTATCATAAAAATGGGTCTTGGTATCATTTTAAACTAAAAATAGCTAATAAATTAATTTTCTCTAAATGGAGAGAAGCTTTAGGTGGTAACTTAAAATTTATGGTTTCTGGTAGCGCTCCTTTACAAGATAGATTAGTAAGAATTTTTACTGCAGCAGAAATTCCTGTTTTTGAAGGTTATGGAATGACAGAATCTTCTCCTGCAGGAACCATAAACGACGTTAGAAATAATGGTTTAAAAATTGGAACTGTAGGAAAACCTTTAGAAGGCATAGAAATTAAAATTGCTGAAGACGGAGAAATCTTAATAAAAGGAGAAAACGTAATGTTAGGTTATTACAAAAATGAAGCACTAACAAATAAAACTATTATTGATGGGTATTTGCATACTGGAGATATTGGAGAAATTGATACTGATGGTTTTTTAAAGATTACTGATAGAAAAAAAGAAATTTTTAAAACATCTGGCGGTAAATACATTGCTCCTGCTGCTTTAGAAAGCGAGTTTAAACAATCTCGTTTTATAGAACAAATTTTAGTTATTGGCGAAGGAGAAAAAATGCCTGCTGCGTTCATTCAACTTCATTTTGATTTCGTTTATGAATGGGCAAAAAGACACAATCATGTTATAGAAGATGTTTCTACTGATGAAAAATTGATTGCTAGAATTCAAAGAGAGGTTGATTTTTATAATAAGAAATTTGGTAAATGGGAGCAAATTAAAAAGTTCGAAATCACTAAGGATGAATGGTCTGTAGCATCTGGACACTTAACACCTACCATGAAAATGAGAAGAAAGATAATTAAAGAAAAATACAAAAATCTCTATCAAAAAATATATAATTCTTAA